In the Adlercreutzia equolifaciens DSM 19450 genome, one interval contains:
- a CDS encoding MFS transporter — protein sequence MRDSSLGPLLAVFYGCGFLAGFNENLVNMALVAIMGDFSIDAVAAQWLVTGYMIAVTVVVTCMAYLYRRLSMRTLFFAAAALSIAGSAGGFLAPNFPLLLVARLVQAVGTGVFIPLMMNVIVDRVPHGRLGTYLAIGSAMITIGPATAPIVTGFMVSDLGWRSVFLVPLAAAVALTVAGIFVVRGGREPERARFDLPSALLTAAGVTLLCVGLSEVTLRPAVGAAALIGAALALGWFARRQEHLARPLVSMEPLHHGMFWPAALLVMVTMMTYFSLSVMAPLYFEEAAGLAASAAGVLMVAPVLANAAASVLSGRALDRWGEWPLLPAGLAIAVAGLAATIAGALTSSVVVATAGIFFGYLGTGMVLSPAQTAGLRRLPDELDSHGVTLMSMAVQLSACLGPAAYIGIMSSATAAAAAAGVPAAQASAEGFAGAMIAALVVAAAGLVTAVFYSRFTKRRPL from the coding sequence ATGCGCGATTCGTCACTGGGCCCGCTTTTGGCGGTGTTTTATGGCTGCGGGTTTCTGGCTGGCTTCAACGAGAACCTGGTGAATATGGCGCTCGTTGCCATCATGGGCGATTTCTCCATCGATGCCGTGGCGGCGCAGTGGCTTGTGACCGGTTACATGATCGCCGTCACCGTGGTGGTCACCTGCATGGCCTACCTGTACCGGCGCCTGTCTATGCGGACGCTGTTCTTCGCGGCGGCGGCTTTGAGCATTGCGGGCTCTGCGGGCGGCTTTCTGGCGCCGAACTTCCCGCTGCTTCTGGTGGCGCGGCTCGTGCAAGCGGTCGGCACGGGCGTATTCATTCCGCTCATGATGAACGTCATCGTCGACCGCGTGCCCCATGGGCGCCTGGGGACGTATCTGGCCATCGGCTCGGCCATGATCACCATCGGCCCCGCCACGGCGCCTATTGTGACGGGCTTCATGGTGAGCGACCTGGGTTGGCGCAGCGTGTTTCTCGTGCCTCTGGCGGCGGCCGTGGCGCTGACGGTGGCCGGCATCTTCGTCGTGCGCGGCGGCCGCGAGCCCGAGCGGGCGCGCTTCGATCTCCCCTCGGCGCTGCTCACGGCGGCGGGTGTGACGCTTCTGTGCGTGGGACTCTCGGAGGTGACGCTGCGTCCAGCCGTGGGCGCTGCGGCGCTCATCGGCGCTGCGCTGGCCCTCGGCTGGTTTGCCCGACGCCAAGAACATTTGGCGCGCCCTCTTGTGTCTATGGAGCCGCTGCACCACGGAATGTTCTGGCCGGCGGCGCTGCTCGTCATGGTGACGATGATGACCTACTTCTCGTTGTCGGTCATGGCGCCTCTGTATTTCGAAGAAGCGGCGGGGCTTGCGGCCAGCGCGGCCGGCGTGCTCATGGTGGCGCCGGTTTTGGCCAACGCCGCGGCCTCGGTGCTTTCGGGGCGCGCTCTGGACCGGTGGGGCGAGTGGCCCTTGCTGCCGGCGGGGCTCGCCATCGCCGTCGCAGGGCTTGCGGCCACCATTGCCGGGGCGCTGACGTCGTCGGTCGTCGTGGCGACGGCGGGCATCTTCTTCGGTTATCTCGGCACGGGCATGGTGCTCTCGCCAGCCCAGACGGCCGGGTTGCGCCGCTTGCCCGACGAGCTGGATTCCCACGGCGTGACGCTCATGTCCATGGCCGTGCAGTTGTCGGCATGCTTGGGGCCGGCGGCCTATATTGGCATTATGAGCTCCGCCACGGCAGCGGCCGCCGCAGCCGGTGTGCCTGCCGCCCAGGCTAGCGCCGAGGGCTTCGCCGGCGCCATGATCGCCGCCCTCGTCGTGGCCGCCGCCGGTCTGGTCACCGCCGTCTTCTACTCCCGCTTCACGAAGCGCCGTCCGCTGTAG
- a CDS encoding YerC/YecD family TrpR-related protein — translation MAEIRTPDVDDLLCVLAAIDDPDTIFALLEDLFTVREIRETSQRLGVARLLAAGKSYAAIEAETGASATTIARVSKCLSYGAGGYEQALKILDERQ, via the coding sequence ATGGCTGAGATTCGCACCCCGGACGTCGACGATTTGCTGTGTGTGCTGGCCGCCATCGACGATCCCGATACCATATTCGCTCTTTTGGAAGATCTGTTCACCGTGCGCGAGATCCGCGAGACGTCCCAGCGATTGGGCGTGGCGCGGCTTCTGGCGGCGGGGAAGTCCTACGCGGCCATCGAGGCAGAGACGGGAGCCTCGGCCACGACCATCGCCCGGGTTTCCAAATGCCTGAGCTACGGTGCCGGCGGCTATGAGCAGGCGCTCAAGATCTTAGACGAGCGGCAGTAG
- a CDS encoding branched-chain amino acid transaminase, with amino-acid sequence MADITEVDYIWKNGELVPWAEATCHVLSHSLHYGSGVFEGIRCYKVPDEDKSFVFRLRDHMERLHRSCKIAQIDLPYSVDELMDATLEVIRANKLPACYIRPLVYRGYGVMGVDPTGAPVDVVIAAWPWDAYLGADALENGVAVGISSWRQRSNNAIPPAVKATASYMNSILAKMEAKAHGYAEAIMLNEAGLVCEGTGENLFIARNGVLSTPPLSDGLLEGITRDAVLCLADDLEIPAVEESLTRSDLYIADEVFMTGSAAELTPVGSVDGRVIGKPGEITRALQDRFFDLVYGRIDEYADWLTEV; translated from the coding sequence ATGGCCGACATCACCGAGGTCGATTACATCTGGAAGAACGGCGAGTTGGTGCCGTGGGCGGAGGCGACCTGCCATGTGTTGTCGCACTCGCTGCATTATGGCTCTGGCGTATTCGAGGGCATCCGCTGCTACAAGGTGCCCGATGAGGACAAGTCTTTCGTGTTCCGTCTGCGCGACCATATGGAGCGGCTGCACCGTAGCTGCAAGATCGCCCAGATCGATTTGCCCTACAGCGTCGACGAGTTGATGGACGCCACGCTTGAGGTCATTCGCGCCAACAAGCTTCCGGCTTGCTATATCCGACCTCTGGTGTACCGCGGCTACGGCGTCATGGGCGTCGATCCGACGGGCGCGCCGGTGGACGTCGTCATTGCCGCGTGGCCCTGGGATGCCTACCTGGGCGCCGACGCGCTGGAAAACGGCGTGGCCGTGGGCATCTCATCGTGGCGGCAGCGCTCGAACAACGCCATCCCGCCGGCAGTGAAGGCCACGGCTTCTTATATGAATTCCATCCTCGCGAAAATGGAGGCGAAGGCCCACGGCTACGCGGAGGCCATCATGTTGAACGAGGCGGGGCTCGTCTGCGAAGGCACAGGCGAGAACCTGTTCATTGCGCGCAACGGCGTGCTTTCCACCCCGCCGCTTTCCGATGGACTTCTCGAGGGCATCACGCGCGACGCGGTGCTGTGCCTGGCCGATGACCTGGAGATTCCCGCCGTAGAAGAAAGCCTCACCCGCAGCGATCTCTACATCGCCGACGAGGTGTTCATGACCGGTTCGGCCGCCGAGCTCACGCCCGTGGGCTCCGTTGACGGCCGCGTTATCGGCAAGCCCGGCGAGATCACCCGCGCGCTGCAGGACCGCTTCTTCGACCTGGTTTACGGGCGTATCGACGAGTACGCTGACTGGCTCACGGAGGTCTAA